A single Phragmites australis chromosome 4, lpPhrAust1.1, whole genome shotgun sequence DNA region contains:
- the LOC133914400 gene encoding uncharacterized protein LOC133914400 has product MDQPRVHPNAAPPGNGDLEMGHDGVYPPLPTQQGQPVSQQQRRGGPGPNSWVGNDANTLLVVATLITTLTYQLGTSIPGGYWQQDVPRSLQDSTVMYHAGDPIMRDLHRPRYWVFMGASWVGFASSMVMTLCLLVRMAVDSRHVRWSFVVAYSSLVLTFVVSQRRTHLSLDILIWVAVLAFLWIIVSLHPNRRSRVIQELCCSGRGRGDN; this is encoded by the exons ATGGATCAGCCGCGCGTGCACCCGAACGCGGCGCCGCCGGGCAACGGCGACCTGGAGATGGGACATGACGGTGTGTacccgccgctgccgacgcagCAGGGCCAGCCCGTGAGCCAGCAGCAGCGGCGCGGCGGGCCCGGGCCCAACAGCTGGGTGGGCAACGACGCCAACACGCTGCTGGTGGTGGCCACGCTCATCACAACGCTCACGTACCAGCTCGGCACCAGCATCCCCGGCGGCTACTGGCAGCAGGACGTCCCACGGTCGCTGCAGGACAGCACGGTGATGTACCACGCCGGCGACCCCATCATGCGCGACCTGCACCGCCCCAG GTACTGGGTGTTCATGGGGGCGAGCTGGGTGGGGTTCGCGAGCTCGATGGTGATGACGCTATGCCTGCTGGTGCGGATGGCCGTGGACTCGCGCCACGTGCGGTGGTCGTTCGTGGTGGCCTACTCCAGCCTGGTGCTCACCTTCGTGGTGTCGCAGCGGAGGACGCACCTGTCGCTGGACATCCTCATCTGGGTCGCCGTCCTCGCCTTCCTCTGGATCATCGTCAGCCTCCACCCGAACCGCCGCTCGCGCGTCATCCAAGAGCTCTGCTgcagcggccgcggccgcggcgatAACTGA